In Candidatus Cloacimonadota bacterium, the DNA window CTCATGGAGATGTTCCCTGGCTTACAACTGAAGATAGCGCTATCATTGATTATGAAAGTGTGTTTTATCGTACAGCTCCATATTCAGTTAGAAATTAATCTATGCAACTCGCTTTTTCGAAAGAATTTAAAAGAGATTTGAAGAAATTAAAGAAACCGTTTCGTACTCTTGATTCTGACCTGCAGAATTTCATCAAAGTTCAGATCAAACTTTTCCATGAATTGAAACTCGATAACCAGGGAATTGTTGAAATTTCCGGTTTGGGAATCGAATATCCCAAAATCTTTAAAGCTCGGAAATTTGCCTGCCGTTCATTAAAAGGAACAGGCTCTCGCAGTGGAATCAGAATTATTTATGCTTATTTTCTCGATCAAAATAAGATCGAATTCATCGAGATTTATTACAAAGGTGATAAAGAAAATGAAGATCAGGAAAGGATTGAAAGCAAATATGGATAGAAAGAAATTATGGCTTGAAATATATCAATTCATCGGTCGATTCATGAATCGACCAAAAAAGATTCCTTTCAAAAAAATTCAATTACTCGTGTGATTCGGGAATCACACCAACAAAGGCGAAAAATGTTGATTTCAAAAGTTATTGGAAAATTCAAAATGCAATCTGCAAAAGAAATAAATATTATACGAGAAACACCTGGAAAAAGAGTTTGGCAACGTAGATATTATGATCATATCATTAGAAATCAACAAGATTTGAATAACACAAAACATTACATCATCAATAATCCAAAAAATTGGATTGGAGATGATAATTTCTTGGAGATATAAATTTGGATATTCCCCTCTGGATGTCGGAATTCATACAGAATTACGGAATAATTGCGTTATTTGTAACATCGTTCATTGCGGCTACGATCGTGCCGGCAAGTTCGGCGGCAATTCTACTGGCAGCGCTGGCTGCCAAAGCCCCGGTTGTGCCTGCTTTCATTGCCTGTTCGGTTGGCAACAGCCTGGGTTGTGCTGCCAATTACTGGATGGGTTATCTGATCGGGAAACCGCTCATTCCCAAATTGGAAAAAAGCAAAAGCGGACGCAAAGCTCTGGAATATTCACAAAAATACGGAACCTGGAGTCTGCTGCTTTCCTGGACGCCTTTTCTGGGAGATCCACTCACAATCGCGGCTGGAATTTTCCGGGTAAATTTCCTTAAATTTTCGTTGATCGTTTATTCTTTGCGGATTGTTGGTTATGCTTTGATTGCGATATTTTTTGTTTAGTTTAAATATAAACAGCCTTCCCAAAATTGAGAAGGCTGCATTCAAAGAAAATCTTTATCTATTTAAATTCTAAGGTTACTTTATCTTTTGTCTCTGCTTTCACTCCAGGAAAATCCATCATCATATTTTCCATTTGTGTTGGTTGCATTTCTTCCATTTTCTTCATCAATAAGACAGATTTTTCATCTTTCATCAATTCAGCAAAAATTATTTCCTGCAAAATAATCTCATTTCCATTTATATGATCTGCATCGGAATCTGTAATGGTACCATTCACCACAATTTTTGTAGAAACTTCCATGTCGGCATAAAGTGTTTGAGCCATTTGCATTGCCTGCTGCTGTTCTTCATCAGTTATTTCTTCCATTTCTTCGTCTTCCCATTCCATATCTTCCGGTGTTTCTTCCATTTCTTCTTTCGGGAAAATAATTTCCAATTTTGCCTTCTTTCCTTTATGAAATTTGAAACTGAGATTATCCTGAACTGAACTTCCCATGCCCATATCCATCATTTCACCAGCGGCATCTTCGGCAATTGTCAATTTTTCTATGTCTGGAAAAGAATAGGTAACTTCATAACCTTTCAAACTGTTTTTATGAACCGCTTTACTACTTACATACTTAACGCCTTCGCCGTATTTGGAAGCATCAGATTTCAACTGTTCCACATCATGATAAGTGCTTTCTCCACCAGGCTTTTTGCCCAATTCCGAAGATAGCAGAAACATCTCCACGATCGTTCCGCTGCCGTCTTTGTTCACGTTGATGATACGATGCGACTGAAAACAGCCAGCTAATAATAATACCATTCCTAAAATTACGACAAATAATGCTTTTTTCATTTCCCTTCCCCTTTTTCAATAAAATATCTTATTTATTTTACTCGCTATCCTTCGACTTCGCTCAGGATGACAGGCTTTTATCAGTGTCTATCCACGTAAATCATTGAGCTATTTTGTTCGCTTTTATCCGTTGCAAACTTACCCCTTCAAACCACTCGATGCGAAACTGGCGATGATCTGCTTCTGAGCAATTACAAATAGAATTACCAGCGGCAAAATGCTGAAAGTGGAGGCAGCCATCAGCAGCGAAGTTTGCGTGGAAGCTTCCTGAGAGAAATAACTGAGTCCAACCTGCAGTACGCGCAGTTCCGGGCTGTCAGTCATGATCAGTGGCCACATAAAACTGTTCCAGCTGCCGATAAATCCAAAAATCGCCGCTGTTGCGATCACCGATTTGGAAAGCGGTAACACGATCTTCCACAAAATCTTGAAGCGGCTGCAACCGTCTATTTCTGCAGCATCGAAAAGATCACGCGGAATGGTTTTGAATTGCTGACGCAGCAGGAAAATCGTGAAAATATTGGCAATCCAGGGCACGATAAGAGCCTGATAAGTATCTATCCAACCCAGATGATTCAAAAGCACGTAAGATGGAATCAGGTAAACCGGCTGCGGAACCATCATCATACTGATAAAAAGATAGAAAAT includes these proteins:
- a CDS encoding VTT domain-containing protein; the protein is MSEFIQNYGIIALFVTSFIAATIVPASSAAILLAALAAKAPVVPAFIACSVGNSLGCAANYWMGYLIGKPLIPKLEKSKSGRKALEYSQKYGTWSLLLSWTPFLGDPLTIAAGIFRVNFLKFSLIVYSLRIVGYALIAIFFV
- a CDS encoding carbohydrate ABC transporter permease, whose translation is MNFKKIITYFILGFCGLVMVIPFAWMLTTSVKSQLEVNKGNVGFSFFEESDIYTENGKDYYATIVKEDADSSYVHLFDVEMNRIRSYAKVPNTAIRHEKKVKLHWENFALAFNKVPFGRYFLNTIIVSCCVVIGVLITGSLASYAFATMKFKGQDFIFYLFISMMMVPQPVYLIPSYVLLNHLGWIDTYQALIVPWIANIFTIFLLRQQFKTIPRDLFDAAEIDGCSRFKILWKIVLPLSKSVIATAAIFGFIGSWNSFMWPLIMTDSPELRVLQVGLSYFSQEASTQTSLLMAASTFSILPLVILFVIAQKQIIASFASSGLKG
- a CDS encoding transposase — encoded protein: MLISKVIGKFKMQSAKEINIIRETPGKRVWQRRYYDHIIRNQQDLNNTKHYIINNPKNWIGDDNFLEI